The proteins below are encoded in one region of Vibrio sp. ED004:
- a CDS encoding TRAP transporter small permease → MEKPQMEQPNSSESALETSLFSKVGRVTDVIEESLIAFFLGAMTLLTFANVVFRYAFNDNILWALELTVFMFAWMVLVGASYGVKKHFHIGVDVIINLAPEKLRKVYALIAVTSCLAFSILLLIGSWNYWYPFATDRAWYETDDIPMPEILQFLADWLNEGERYEKLPRFIPYMALPIGMAMLTFRFAQVAYQVVTGKLDRMIAGHEAEEELDALKADVLAGSDEDATAVLNSTPQNKANESSTKSNGKED, encoded by the coding sequence ATGGAAAAGCCTCAAATGGAACAACCAAATTCTAGCGAATCAGCACTGGAAACCTCTCTTTTTTCCAAAGTCGGAAGAGTTACGGATGTGATTGAAGAGTCATTAATCGCATTTTTCCTTGGCGCAATGACGCTACTTACTTTTGCCAATGTGGTATTTCGATACGCATTCAATGACAACATCTTATGGGCACTGGAACTGACGGTGTTCATGTTTGCTTGGATGGTGTTAGTGGGCGCATCTTATGGCGTTAAAAAACACTTCCACATCGGTGTTGATGTGATCATCAACCTTGCCCCAGAAAAGCTACGCAAAGTGTATGCGCTAATCGCTGTGACAAGCTGCCTAGCATTTTCAATCTTACTTCTTATCGGCTCTTGGAATTATTGGTATCCATTCGCGACCGATCGCGCATGGTATGAAACTGATGATATCCCAATGCCAGAGATACTTCAGTTTCTTGCTGATTGGCTGAATGAAGGCGAGCGATACGAGAAACTGCCACGTTTTATTCCTTATATGGCGCTGCCGATTGGTATGGCAATGCTGACGTTCCGTTTTGCTCAAGTTGCTTACCAAGTAGTAACGGGCAAGCTTGATCGCATGATTGCAGGACACGAAGCCGAAGAAGAGCTGGATGCGTTGAAAGCGGACGTGCTAGCGGGCTCTGACGAAGATGCGACAGCGGTATTGAATTCGACTCCGCAGAACAAAGCGAATGAGTCGAGTACAAAATCTAACGGTAAGGAAGACTAA
- a CDS encoding TRAP transporter substrate-binding protein has product MFKPLTLLSVSALALTSFNAAANCDPGEIVIKFSHVTNTDKHPKGIAASLLEERVNTEMNGKACMQVFPNSTLYDDNKVLEALLNGDVQMAAPSLSKFEKFTKKYRIFDLPFLFEDVDAVDRFQNSESGEKLKNAMKRRGLQGLAFWHNGMKQMSANKPLINPEDAEGLKFRVQASDVLVAQFEQLGANPQKMSFKEVYGGLQTKVIDGQENTWSNIYGKKFFEVQDGVTETNHGILDYLVVTSNDFWKDLPEDVRTQLGTIVQEVSETRNAESSKVNLANKNNIIEAGGEVRTLTPEQREAWVTALQPVWKKFEKDIGSDLIDAALASNQ; this is encoded by the coding sequence ATGTTTAAGCCTCTTACCCTACTGTCTGTATCTGCTCTGGCACTCACAAGTTTTAATGCTGCTGCAAACTGTGACCCTGGTGAAATCGTGATTAAATTCAGTCACGTAACTAATACTGATAAGCACCCGAAAGGCATTGCCGCTTCTCTACTAGAAGAGCGAGTAAACACTGAAATGAATGGTAAAGCTTGTATGCAAGTTTTCCCTAACTCGACGCTTTACGATGATAATAAGGTACTGGAAGCCCTGTTAAATGGTGATGTTCAAATGGCGGCACCTTCGCTGTCTAAATTTGAGAAGTTCACCAAGAAATACCGCATTTTTGACCTTCCGTTCCTATTTGAAGATGTAGACGCTGTTGACCGTTTCCAAAACTCAGAATCTGGTGAAAAACTGAAGAATGCAATGAAACGTCGTGGCCTACAGGGTCTAGCGTTTTGGCACAATGGCATGAAACAGATGTCGGCGAACAAACCTCTTATCAACCCTGAAGATGCGGAAGGTTTGAAATTCCGTGTTCAAGCATCAGATGTATTGGTGGCTCAGTTTGAACAACTAGGCGCTAACCCACAGAAGATGTCTTTCAAAGAAGTGTACGGTGGCCTGCAAACTAAGGTTATCGATGGCCAAGAAAACACATGGTCAAACATCTACGGTAAGAAGTTCTTTGAAGTACAAGACGGCGTGACTGAAACCAATCACGGCATTTTGGATTACCTAGTCGTAACGTCAAACGACTTCTGGAAAGACCTACCTGAAGATGTACGTACACAGCTTGGTACTATCGTTCAAGAAGTGTCTGAGACGCGTAACGCAGAATCTTCAAAAGTTAACCTAGCGAACAAAAACAACATCATCGAAGCGGGTGGTGAGGTTCGTACGCTTACGCCTGAACAGCGTGAAGCATGGGTAACTGCGCTTCAACCAGTATGGAAGAAGTTTGAAAAAGACATCGGTTCAGACCTTATCGATGCAGCGTTAGCTTCAAACCAATAA
- a CDS encoding thioesterase family protein, whose amino-acid sequence MSQIYHHPVQIYYEDTDHSGVVYHPNFLKYFERAREHVLGSDKLAELWNDHGLGFAVYKANMTFQDGVEFAEICDIRTSFELDGKYKTLWRQEVWRKDAIKPAVIGDIEMVCLDKDKQLQPVPAEVLKAMLGETS is encoded by the coding sequence ATGAGTCAGATCTACCATCACCCAGTACAGATTTACTACGAAGATACCGATCACTCAGGTGTGGTTTATCACCCTAACTTCCTTAAATACTTTGAGCGTGCGCGCGAGCATGTGTTGGGCAGCGATAAACTGGCGGAGTTGTGGAATGATCATGGACTGGGGTTTGCGGTATATAAAGCCAATATGACCTTCCAAGACGGGGTCGAGTTCGCTGAGATCTGTGACATCCGAACTTCTTTTGAACTCGATGGCAAATACAAAACCTTATGGCGACAAGAAGTGTGGCGTAAAGATGCGATTAAACCTGCCGTGATTGGTGATATCGAGATGGTTTGCCTAGATAAAGACAAACAACTTCAGCCTGTACCCGCTGAAGTATTAAAAGCGATGCTTGGCGAAACGAGTTAG
- a CDS encoding 4'-phosphopantetheinyl transferase superfamily protein translates to METPVVDLWLCSLSDLDEGTDHVSRLKQKLTDDEVAKVERYRMPSSKIQALYVRNYLREVLSFYSDLAAEEWRFEYGEKGKPRLIAEQQHKTGLNFNISHSQEHLLIAVCHTKGQPLQLGVDIEHARSSTNITAIMKHYFSEFEINDLLGLDEVSQRERFFDLWALKESYIKATGKGLATSLKSFSFDFSNLTQQTLPLHSSGLQPELHDEIIVLNGVGLDAAEQGNASTDWQCSLGRLDNQFRFAVTLGGATLPMQLEMKCFPKFKLLG, encoded by the coding sequence ATGGAAACACCAGTCGTTGATTTGTGGCTTTGTTCTCTAAGCGATTTGGATGAAGGTACTGATCATGTGTCGCGCCTTAAACAGAAACTGACTGACGATGAAGTCGCCAAGGTGGAGCGTTATCGAATGCCTTCATCTAAGATCCAAGCGCTCTATGTTCGTAATTATTTGCGAGAGGTGTTGTCGTTCTACTCTGATTTAGCGGCTGAAGAGTGGCGGTTTGAATATGGTGAGAAAGGAAAACCACGCTTGATCGCAGAGCAACAACACAAAACCGGACTGAATTTCAATATTAGCCACAGCCAAGAGCATTTACTGATTGCTGTCTGCCACACGAAAGGGCAACCACTACAGCTTGGGGTGGATATTGAACATGCAAGAAGTTCGACCAACATCACTGCGATAATGAAGCATTACTTTTCGGAATTTGAGATTAACGATTTACTCGGGCTGGATGAGGTATCTCAAAGAGAGCGTTTCTTTGATTTGTGGGCACTGAAAGAGTCGTATATCAAAGCGACAGGAAAGGGGTTAGCCACATCATTGAAAAGTTTTTCGTTCGACTTTTCCAATCTAACTCAACAAACACTGCCACTTCATTCATCGGGTTTACAACCAGAGTTACATGACGAAATCATTGTACTTAACGGAGTTGGGTTGGATGCTGCTGAACAAGGCAATGCTTCAACAGATTGGCAATGCAGTTTAGGAAGGCTGGATAACCAGTTCCGATTTGCCGTGACTCTTGGTGGTGCAACGCTTCCTATGCAATTAGAGATGAAGTGCTTCCCCAAATTTAAGCTACTTGGCTGA